In a single window of the Pseudomonas oryzihabitans genome:
- a CDS encoding phage late control D family protein has translation MIQELLDTAYGQLRTLGRDLVQGATYAQARYQILVDGKDISALIAPRLISLDLTDNRGLEADQLSLVLSDHDGLLAIPPRGAKIRLWLGWSTTGLIDKGSYIVDETEHSGAPDVLSIRARSADLRKGLKTKRDQSYSATTLGAVLRVLAARQGLTPLIAPDLEAQPVLQLDQTGESDANLLTRLGEDYDAVATVKAGRLLFLPAGGGKAVSGADLGHVTLTRKDGDQHNYLQADRESYDAVRAFYYDVNSAKKQEAIAGGGENVKDLRHTYTDQLSALRAARAEWNRLQRGTATLTYQLALGRPELMPELTYTLQGVKAEIDAIIWYGGNVQHSLTANGGYTTRLELEAKLPEDLVADLVDEIQSDFTGIIAYYRDPKTGKEHTLSEGDQSKPRRLRHLYATKATAKRAVEREWKRLQESHSA, from the coding sequence GCCGCGACCTGGTGCAGGGCGCCACCTATGCCCAGGCGCGCTACCAGATCCTGGTCGACGGCAAGGACATCAGCGCCCTCATCGCGCCGCGGCTGATCAGCCTGGATCTAACGGACAACCGCGGCCTCGAGGCCGACCAGTTGAGCCTGGTGCTGTCCGACCATGACGGCCTGCTGGCCATCCCGCCCCGGGGCGCCAAAATCCGCCTCTGGCTGGGCTGGTCCACCACCGGCCTGATCGACAAGGGCAGCTACATCGTCGACGAGACCGAGCACAGCGGCGCCCCAGATGTGCTCAGCATCCGCGCCCGCAGCGCCGACCTGCGCAAGGGCCTCAAGACCAAGCGGGACCAGAGCTACAGCGCCACCACCCTCGGCGCCGTGCTGCGCGTCCTGGCCGCACGCCAGGGCCTCACCCCGCTCATCGCGCCCGACCTTGAGGCGCAGCCCGTCCTGCAGCTGGACCAGACCGGCGAATCGGACGCCAACCTCCTGACCCGCCTGGGCGAGGACTACGACGCGGTGGCCACCGTGAAGGCTGGCCGGCTGCTGTTCCTCCCGGCCGGCGGCGGCAAGGCCGTGAGCGGCGCCGACCTGGGCCACGTCACCCTCACTCGCAAGGACGGCGACCAGCACAACTACCTCCAGGCCGATCGCGAGAGCTACGACGCCGTGCGTGCCTTCTACTACGACGTCAACAGCGCCAAGAAACAGGAGGCCATTGCCGGTGGCGGCGAGAACGTGAAGGACCTGCGCCACACCTACACCGACCAGCTCTCCGCGCTGCGCGCCGCCCGGGCCGAGTGGAACCGCCTGCAGCGCGGTACTGCCACCCTCACCTACCAGCTCGCGCTCGGCCGCCCGGAGCTCATGCCCGAACTCACCTACACCCTCCAGGGCGTGAAGGCCGAGATCGACGCCATCATCTGGTACGGGGGGAACGTCCAGCACAGTCTCACGGCCAACGGCGGCTACACCACGCGCCTGGAGCTGGAAGCCAAGCTGCCGGAGGACCTGGTCGCCGACCTGGTCGACGAGATCCAGAGCGACTTCACCGGCATCATCGCCTACTACCGCGATCCCAAGACCGGCAAGGAGCATACCCTCAGCGAGGGCGACCAGAGTAAGCCGCGGCGGCTGCGGCATCTGTATGCCACGAAGGCGACGGCGAAGCGGGCAGTGGAGCGGGAGTGGAAGCGGCTGCAGGAAAGTCACTCAGCCTAA
- the imm45 gene encoding Imm45 family immunity protein: protein MFRVPGKYPYEETVDFMVFETLEEDRRFGLMVTTGYKAGLTLLRLPAESNHGTCGLSKDWVIANWAKWIYPDCDVSQVAVYEGYGPGVSVRAHGMA from the coding sequence GTGTTTAGGGTTCCAGGGAAATACCCGTACGAAGAAACGGTAGATTTCATGGTTTTTGAGACGCTGGAAGAAGACCGCCGTTTTGGGTTGATGGTTACCACCGGCTATAAAGCTGGCTTGACCCTGCTCCGTCTACCTGCCGAGAGCAACCATGGTACGTGTGGGCTGAGCAAGGACTGGGTAATAGCAAACTGGGCCAAGTGGATCTATCCAGACTGCGATGTATCGCAGGTAGCCGTCTATGAGGGCTATGGGCCAGGCGTCAGTGTTCGCGCCCATGGGATGGCATAG
- the dusA gene encoding tRNA dihydrouridine(20/20a) synthase DusA: protein MLAETASNPATTRPEPSRRFSVAPMMDWTDRHCRYFHRLLSQHALLYTEMVTTGALLHGDAQRFLSHDETEHPLALQLGGSVPAELAAAARLGEQVGYDEINLNVGCPSDRVQNNMIGACLMAYPERVADSVKAMRDAVAIPVTVKHRIGISGRDSYEALRDFVGQVAEAGCRSFTVHARIAILEGLSPKQNREIPPLRYDVAAQLVQDFPDLEFILNGGIKTLDTCREQLEVFDGVMLGREAYQNPYLLAEVDVALYGCDRPQLTRHEVMLQLRPYVEAHLQQGGVIHHVTRHVLGLAQGFPGARRFRQLLSTDLHRSPEPLRLYDEATELLRGH, encoded by the coding sequence ATGCTTGCCGAAACCGCCTCAAACCCAGCAACCACGCGCCCTGAGCCGTCCCGCCGCTTTTCCGTGGCGCCCATGATGGACTGGACGGACCGTCACTGCCGTTATTTCCATCGCCTGCTGTCCCAGCACGCCCTGCTCTATACCGAAATGGTCACTACCGGTGCCTTGCTGCATGGCGATGCCCAGCGGTTTCTGAGCCATGACGAGACCGAGCATCCCCTGGCGCTACAGCTGGGTGGCAGCGTGCCGGCTGAACTGGCCGCCGCAGCGCGGCTGGGTGAGCAGGTGGGTTATGACGAGATCAACCTGAACGTTGGCTGCCCCAGTGATCGCGTGCAGAACAACATGATCGGCGCCTGCCTGATGGCCTATCCCGAGCGAGTGGCTGACAGCGTCAAGGCGATGCGCGATGCCGTGGCCATTCCGGTGACGGTCAAGCACCGCATCGGCATCTCCGGGCGAGACAGCTACGAGGCCCTGCGGGACTTCGTCGGCCAGGTCGCGGAGGCCGGTTGCCGCAGCTTTACCGTGCATGCGCGCATCGCCATCCTGGAGGGCCTGTCGCCCAAGCAGAATCGCGAGATTCCGCCGCTGCGCTACGACGTGGCAGCACAGCTGGTGCAGGATTTTCCGGATCTCGAGTTCATTCTCAATGGCGGCATCAAGACCCTGGATACCTGCCGGGAGCAGTTGGAGGTCTTCGATGGGGTGATGCTGGGTCGCGAGGCCTATCAGAACCCCTATCTGTTGGCCGAAGTGGATGTGGCGCTCTACGGCTGCGATCGTCCGCAACTCACCCGTCATGAAGTGATGCTGCAACTGCGGCCCTATGTCGAGGCGCACCTGCAACAGGGGGGCGTCATTCATCACGTCACTCGCCACGTCCTGGGTCTGGCGCAGGGGTTTCCCGGCGCGCGGCGCTTCCGCCAATTGCTGTCAACCGATCTGCATCGCAGCCCTGAACCGCTGCGCCTGTATGACGAGGCCACTGAACTTCTCAGAGGTCACTGA
- the tal gene encoding transaldolase, with protein MSKLEQLKQYTTVVADTGDLDAIARLKPYDATTNPSLLLKAAALPRYEEHLQAAFSGAGGDIGLACDRFAVAVGGEILKLIPGRISTEVDARLSFDTGATLDRAHRLIELYEKAGIGKDRVLIKIASTWEGIRAAEQLEKEGIQTNLTLLFSFAQAAACADAGVFLISPFVGRIYDWYKKAEGRDYEGAEDPGVKSVTRIYQYYKANGYDTVVMGASFRNLNQIEQLAGCDRLTISPELLQQLSDAQGDLPRLLTTDTSGGEPKQQLNEPAFRWAHNEDAMATEKLAEGIRQFARDQEKLEVLLPGKR; from the coding sequence ATGAGCAAGCTGGAACAACTCAAGCAATACACCACGGTCGTCGCCGATACCGGCGATCTGGACGCCATCGCCCGTCTCAAGCCCTACGACGCCACGACCAACCCCTCGCTGCTGCTCAAGGCTGCTGCCCTGCCCCGCTATGAAGAACATCTGCAGGCTGCCTTCAGTGGCGCGGGTGGCGACATCGGCCTCGCCTGCGATCGATTCGCCGTGGCCGTCGGTGGCGAGATCCTCAAGCTGATCCCCGGGCGCATCTCCACCGAGGTGGACGCACGCCTGTCGTTCGACACCGGCGCCACCCTGGACCGTGCCCATCGTCTGATCGAGCTGTACGAGAAGGCCGGCATCGGCAAGGACCGCGTACTGATCAAGATCGCCTCCACCTGGGAAGGCATCCGCGCCGCCGAGCAACTGGAGAAGGAAGGCATCCAGACCAACCTGACCCTGCTGTTCTCCTTCGCCCAGGCTGCGGCCTGCGCCGATGCCGGCGTGTTCCTGATCTCGCCCTTCGTCGGTCGCATCTACGACTGGTACAAGAAGGCCGAAGGCCGTGACTACGAAGGCGCCGAAGACCCGGGCGTGAAGTCCGTGACTCGCATCTACCAATACTACAAGGCCAATGGCTACGACACCGTGGTGATGGGTGCCAGCTTCCGCAACCTGAACCAGATCGAACAGCTGGCCGGCTGCGACCGCCTGACCATCAGCCCCGAACTGCTGCAGCAGCTGTCGGACGCCCAGGGCGACCTGCCCCGCCTGCTAACCACCGACACCAGTGGTGGTGAGCCCAAGCAGCAGCTGAACGAACCTGCCTTCCGCTGGGCACACAACGAAGACGCCATGGCCACCGAAAAGCTGGCCGAAGGCATTCGCCAGTTCGCGCGGGATCAGGAAAAGCTGGAAGTGTTGCTGCCCGGCAAGCGCTGA
- the rssC gene encoding anti-sigma factor antagonist RssC: MSTGKIQFAEQDGTFVLKFTGEVRLTLCSALDATIEHIFSSLNFSSIVIDLTETQSIDSTTLGLLAKLSILSRQRIGLLPMLTTNNPDILRLLDSMGFDQVFNIVETVVPCPDCLTDLPPQDQSEAEVRSRVLEAHRVLMGLNESNRNAFRDLVSALERH, from the coding sequence ATGAGCACCGGAAAAATCCAATTTGCCGAGCAGGACGGTACCTTCGTCCTGAAGTTTACCGGCGAGGTGCGTCTGACCCTCTGCTCGGCGTTGGACGCGACCATCGAGCACATCTTCTCGTCGTTGAATTTCTCGTCCATCGTCATCGACCTGACGGAGACGCAGAGCATCGACAGCACCACCCTGGGCCTGCTGGCCAAGCTGTCGATCCTGTCACGGCAGCGCATCGGGCTATTGCCCATGCTGACCACGAACAACCCGGACATCCTGCGGCTGCTGGATTCCATGGGCTTCGATCAGGTGTTCAATATCGTCGAAACCGTAGTGCCTTGCCCGGACTGCCTGACCGATCTGCCACCGCAGGATCAGTCAGAAGCCGAGGTACGCAGTCGTGTGCTTGAAGCCCACCGGGTGTTGATGGGCCTCAATGAATCCAACCGCAACGCCTTTCGCGATCTGGTCAGTGCCCTCGAAAGGCACTGA
- a CDS encoding pyocin activator PrtN family protein: MNTTFLLMAQYQGAAVIPLERLCADYFSHLTPAKLRSKIVAGVIDLPLVRIENSQKAAQGVHLTDLARYLDVQRERAVRENDKLHNRAS; this comes from the coding sequence TTGAACACGACGTTCCTACTCATGGCTCAGTACCAAGGCGCGGCGGTCATTCCGCTGGAGCGTCTTTGCGCTGACTACTTCAGCCACCTGACGCCCGCCAAGCTGCGCAGCAAGATCGTGGCGGGCGTCATCGACCTGCCGCTGGTGCGGATTGAGAACAGCCAGAAAGCCGCCCAGGGCGTGCACCTGACGGACCTGGCTCGTTACCTGGACGTGCAGCGTGAGCGGGCTGTCCGCGAGAACGACAAGCTGCACAACCGGGCGAGCTAG
- a CDS encoding DUF4113 domain-containing protein codes for MLLVSVQTGQHEPEERRYHRSLGIQLAHPNDTRILVQSALAGLDPIYREGYAYSKCAVVLGSIVQTDEFTPDLSAPAGQGQPSELMQVVDRINARYGQAALHVGRMPADPGWQMRRELLSRGYTTRWGELPRAG; via the coding sequence ATGCTGCTGGTGAGCGTGCAAACCGGCCAGCACGAACCCGAGGAACGCCGTTACCACCGCAGCCTGGGCATCCAGCTCGCGCATCCGAACGATACCCGCATCCTGGTGCAGTCCGCCCTGGCCGGCTTGGACCCCATCTATCGCGAGGGCTACGCCTATTCGAAGTGCGCGGTGGTGCTGGGCAGCATCGTGCAGACGGACGAGTTCACGCCGGATCTCTCCGCCCCGGCCGGGCAGGGGCAGCCCAGCGAGCTGATGCAGGTGGTGGACCGGATCAATGCCCGGTACGGGCAGGCGGCGCTGCACGTGGGGCGGATGCCTGCCGATCCGGGGTGGCAGATGCGGCGGGAGCTGCTGTCGCGGGGGTATACGACGCGGTGGGGGGAGCTGCCGCGGGCGGGATGA
- a CDS encoding YmfL family putative regulatory protein has protein sequence MKRPALETRRQVISAVICAYPGGRECAAARLGLPLKKFDNHAYETAGCRPLNDQQILLLEQETGTTYLVDYLAAQYGGFFVRQAEVGDLDNLDLYARSVKTAVKRGLVDQIIGQALEDGVIDEKEVVQILGAHRRHLAAREEEVWAVITLHAARSSGRKH, from the coding sequence ATGAAACGCCCTGCCCTAGAGACCCGCCGCCAAGTCATCAGCGCCGTGATCTGCGCCTACCCGGGCGGTCGTGAATGCGCCGCCGCCCGCCTCGGCCTACCACTCAAGAAATTCGACAACCACGCCTACGAGACCGCCGGCTGCCGCCCGCTCAATGACCAGCAGATCCTGCTGCTGGAGCAGGAGACCGGCACCACCTACTTGGTGGACTACCTCGCGGCTCAGTACGGCGGCTTCTTCGTGCGCCAGGCCGAGGTCGGCGACCTGGACAACCTGGATCTCTACGCCCGCTCCGTGAAGACCGCCGTCAAGCGCGGGCTGGTGGACCAGATCATCGGCCAGGCGCTGGAAGACGGCGTCATTGATGAGAAGGAAGTCGTCCAGATCCTCGGCGCCCACCGCCGGCACCTGGCGGCGCGCGAGGAAGAGGTCTGGGCGGTGATCACGCTGCATGCGGCGAGAAGCAGCGGCCGCAAGCACTAG
- a CDS encoding tyrosine-type recombinase/integrase: protein MGTITSRRRKDGSTGYTAQLRIMRDGVRVYQESQTFDRKQTAQAWLKKRETELAQPGALERAKRKGSTVQQMIARYVEQFGTTLGRTKEATLRAIGETWLGDLEDRELSSQRLVEYGQWRMGSEGGGVQAQTVGNDLSHLAAVLSIARPAWGYEIDPHAMADARRVLKKMGMISKSKERDRRPEPQELDQLLGYFFEMQRRRPASINMPKVIAFAIFSTRRQEEITRIRWDDLDERRQAVLVRDMKNPGQKIGNHVWCHLPDEAWAILQSMPRECEEIFPYNGDSISASFTKACQFLSLQDLRFHDLRHDGVSRLFEMDWDIPRVASVSGHRDWNSMRRYTHLKGQGDPYAGWPWLERIIAAPVVLGARVPR, encoded by the coding sequence ATGGGGACGATAACGTCACGCCGCCGGAAGGATGGCAGCACGGGCTATACGGCCCAACTCCGCATCATGCGGGATGGAGTTCGAGTCTATCAGGAAAGCCAGACTTTCGACCGGAAGCAGACCGCGCAGGCGTGGCTGAAAAAGCGAGAAACTGAGCTTGCCCAGCCAGGTGCCTTGGAGCGTGCGAAGCGGAAGGGATCGACTGTTCAACAGATGATCGCCCGCTACGTGGAGCAGTTCGGTACTACGCTCGGCCGGACCAAGGAGGCAACGCTGAGGGCCATTGGCGAGACGTGGCTCGGTGACCTGGAGGACCGCGAGCTTAGCAGCCAGCGTCTGGTGGAATATGGCCAGTGGCGCATGGGCTCCGAAGGCGGTGGGGTACAGGCGCAGACGGTGGGCAACGACCTTTCGCACCTGGCAGCTGTTCTGTCGATCGCTCGGCCGGCGTGGGGCTATGAGATCGATCCGCATGCCATGGCCGACGCCCGCCGGGTGCTCAAAAAAATGGGCATGATCAGCAAGAGCAAGGAGCGCGATCGGCGTCCCGAACCCCAGGAGCTGGATCAGCTGCTGGGGTACTTTTTCGAGATGCAGCGGCGCCGGCCGGCATCGATCAACATGCCCAAGGTGATCGCCTTCGCGATCTTCTCCACCCGCCGCCAGGAGGAGATCACGCGGATCCGCTGGGACGACCTGGACGAGCGCCGGCAGGCGGTGCTGGTGCGCGATATGAAGAACCCGGGGCAGAAGATCGGCAACCACGTCTGGTGCCATCTACCGGATGAGGCCTGGGCCATCCTGCAGTCGATGCCGCGGGAATGTGAGGAGATCTTCCCTTACAACGGTGACTCGATCTCGGCGTCGTTCACCAAGGCCTGCCAGTTCCTCAGCCTGCAGGACCTGCGCTTCCACGACCTGCGCCACGACGGGGTGAGCCGGCTGTTCGAGATGGACTGGGACATTCCGCGGGTGGCCAGCGTGTCGGGCCATCGGGACTGGAACTCGATGCGGCGCTATACGCACCTGAAAGGCCAGGGCGATCCCTATGCGGGATGGCCCTGGCTGGAGAGGATCATCGCGGCGCCAGTGGTGCTCGGCGCACGCGTGCCGCGCTAG
- a CDS encoding helix-turn-helix domain-containing protein yields MSSIGSRLKEERERLGMSQGVFGEIGGVKTNAQVKYEKDERSPDALYLEALSRAGVDVSFVITGQRSTAISEASVGPLEAEILLYVRGMSDYNKESVRRMAFAMAAADGSLDSDKP; encoded by the coding sequence ATGAGTTCAATCGGCAGCCGGTTGAAGGAGGAGCGCGAGCGCCTCGGCATGTCTCAGGGGGTTTTCGGCGAAATCGGCGGCGTGAAGACAAACGCCCAAGTGAAGTATGAGAAGGATGAGCGGAGTCCTGACGCTCTGTATCTGGAAGCGCTATCCCGCGCAGGTGTGGATGTGTCCTTCGTCATCACGGGACAACGCTCTACTGCCATCAGTGAAGCCTCTGTCGGGCCGCTAGAGGCGGAGATTCTTCTCTACGTCAGAGGTATGTCCGACTACAACAAAGAGTCGGTGCGCCGTATGGCTTTTGCCATGGCTGCGGCGGATGGCAGCCTAGACTCCGATAAGCCCTGA
- a CDS encoding toprim domain-containing protein — translation MYAMDHQLRADVLQRLEGDLGMRHIAGTNYMRKGECPACHKRELFTDHRAPWVLKCGRESKCGQTWHVKELYSDLFEDWSERFKPTSDAPAASADGYLQFARGFDLSLIKGWYSQENYWDRTQGLGSATVRFPLAKGGYWERLIDRPSRFGKQKARFQPGASYRGVWWCPPSLDLQTVQELWIVEGIFDAIALTHHGIAAVSAMSSNAYPEQSLKELASARQGKLPKLVWALDNEPGAHHYTRRWVRQARELGFKCEAAQIPQPGSRKVDWNDLHQRWAFEQDDSKREDRRDQDLKEARYHGALLLADTAAEKAVLMYEWRERHEFHFTFESRLYWFKLDLDKYNKALTHIEESERDEDRELTTKQQRDKAMRLAGNVVEIANCAPQALYFQRNEVTDESWYYFRVEFPHDGAPVKNTFTGAQVAAASEFKKRLLSMAAGAVFTGSGTQLDKIMKDQLFGLKTVETMDYVGYSREHGCYVFGDLAVREGQLHQVNDEDYFDFGKLRLKTLQKTIGLKPNPAAGDYRSDWLPLLWTCFGANGLIALTFWFGSLFAEQIRARYQSFPFLEATGEAGAGKTTLLTFLWKLFGRAGYEGFDPSKSSTAGRSRAMGQVAGMPIVLIEGDRNDPEKAHAKSFDWDELKDFFGGGTLRTRGMKTAGNETYEPPFRGTIAISQNAPVSASEAILTRIVKLHFTRPVLTDESRAAADTLSRMDGVALSHFLLLATRKEAEVLARFHELFPQYEAKLRRLGDTCFCCGTRLTGDSHRCSSCQSDLVGHLRIERIVKNHAMFLALLDCLALVVTIPEDMVRQTQRTMVRIALDRQAAISADNPVVTEFWQVYDYLQSLSEHPVVNHSKNPAEVAINLNEFIERAAEHRQRLADMSTLRELLKDSRHFRYLDNKAVDSRIRELQRAAAPLDNRPSKVRCWVFSNPHYQPADKASRNR, via the coding sequence ATGTACGCGATGGATCACCAGCTCCGCGCCGACGTGCTGCAGCGCCTCGAGGGCGACCTCGGGATGCGGCACATCGCCGGGACGAACTACATGCGCAAGGGCGAGTGCCCGGCCTGCCACAAGCGCGAGCTGTTCACCGATCACCGCGCGCCCTGGGTGCTCAAATGCGGACGCGAGTCGAAGTGCGGCCAGACCTGGCACGTCAAGGAGCTCTATAGCGACCTGTTCGAGGACTGGTCCGAGCGCTTCAAGCCCACCAGCGACGCGCCGGCTGCCAGCGCTGACGGCTACCTCCAGTTCGCCCGCGGCTTCGACCTGAGTCTGATCAAGGGCTGGTACAGCCAGGAAAACTACTGGGATCGCACCCAGGGCCTCGGCTCGGCCACCGTGCGCTTCCCGCTGGCCAAGGGCGGCTATTGGGAACGGCTGATCGATCGACCCTCGCGCTTCGGCAAACAGAAGGCCCGCTTCCAGCCGGGGGCCAGCTACCGCGGCGTCTGGTGGTGCCCGCCGAGCCTGGACCTGCAGACGGTTCAGGAGCTCTGGATCGTCGAGGGCATCTTCGACGCCATCGCCTTGACCCACCACGGCATCGCTGCCGTCTCGGCCATGAGCAGCAACGCCTACCCCGAGCAGTCACTCAAGGAGCTGGCCAGCGCGCGCCAGGGCAAGCTACCGAAACTGGTCTGGGCCCTGGATAACGAACCCGGCGCCCACCACTATACCCGCCGCTGGGTCCGCCAAGCCCGCGAGCTGGGCTTCAAGTGCGAGGCCGCGCAGATCCCGCAACCGGGCAGCCGCAAGGTCGATTGGAACGACCTGCACCAACGCTGGGCCTTCGAGCAGGACGACAGTAAGCGCGAGGACCGCCGCGACCAGGACCTCAAGGAGGCTCGGTACCACGGCGCCTTGCTGCTGGCCGATACCGCCGCCGAGAAGGCGGTGCTGATGTACGAATGGCGCGAGCGCCACGAATTCCACTTCACCTTCGAGAGCCGCCTCTACTGGTTCAAGCTCGACCTGGACAAGTACAACAAGGCCCTCACCCACATCGAGGAATCCGAGCGCGACGAAGACCGCGAGCTGACCACCAAGCAGCAGCGCGACAAGGCCATGCGCCTGGCCGGCAACGTGGTCGAGATCGCCAACTGCGCGCCCCAGGCGCTGTACTTCCAGCGCAACGAGGTTACCGACGAGTCCTGGTACTACTTCCGCGTCGAGTTTCCCCACGACGGCGCGCCGGTGAAGAACACCTTCACCGGCGCCCAGGTCGCCGCCGCCAGCGAATTCAAGAAGCGCCTGCTCAGCATGGCCGCTGGCGCCGTCTTCACCGGCAGCGGCACCCAGCTGGACAAGATCATGAAGGACCAGCTCTTCGGCCTGAAAACCGTGGAGACCATGGACTATGTCGGCTACAGCCGCGAGCACGGCTGCTATGTTTTCGGCGACCTGGCAGTGCGCGAGGGCCAGCTGCACCAGGTCAACGACGAGGACTACTTCGACTTCGGCAAGCTGCGCCTCAAGACCCTGCAGAAGACCATTGGCCTCAAGCCCAACCCCGCTGCCGGCGACTACCGCAGCGACTGGCTGCCGCTGCTCTGGACCTGCTTCGGCGCCAACGGCCTCATCGCCCTCACCTTCTGGTTCGGCTCGCTGTTCGCCGAGCAGATCCGCGCCCGCTACCAGTCCTTCCCCTTCCTGGAAGCCACCGGCGAGGCCGGCGCCGGCAAGACCACGCTGCTGACATTCCTCTGGAAGCTGTTCGGCCGCGCCGGCTACGAAGGCTTCGACCCGTCCAAGTCATCCACCGCGGGCCGCAGCCGCGCAATGGGCCAGGTCGCCGGCATGCCCATCGTCTTGATCGAGGGCGATCGCAACGACCCGGAGAAGGCCCACGCCAAGAGCTTCGACTGGGACGAACTGAAGGACTTCTTCGGCGGCGGCACCCTGCGCACCCGCGGCATGAAAACGGCGGGCAACGAGACCTACGAGCCGCCGTTCCGCGGCACCATCGCCATCAGCCAGAACGCTCCAGTCAGCGCCTCCGAGGCCATCCTCACCCGGATCGTGAAGCTGCACTTCACCCGCCCGGTGCTGACCGACGAGAGCCGGGCCGCGGCCGACACGCTGAGCCGCATGGACGGCGTGGCCCTGAGCCACTTCCTGCTGCTGGCCACCCGCAAGGAAGCCGAGGTCTTAGCCCGCTTCCACGAGCTCTTCCCGCAGTACGAGGCCAAGCTCCGCCGCCTGGGCGACACCTGCTTCTGCTGCGGCACCCGCCTGACCGGAGACAGCCATCGCTGCAGCAGTTGCCAGAGCGACCTGGTCGGCCACCTGCGCATCGAGCGGATCGTGAAGAACCACGCCATGTTCCTTGCCCTGCTCGACTGCCTTGCCTTGGTGGTGACCATCCCCGAGGACATGGTCCGCCAGACCCAGCGCACCATGGTCCGCATCGCCCTGGACCGCCAGGCGGCCATCAGCGCGGATAACCCGGTCGTGACCGAGTTCTGGCAGGTCTACGACTACCTGCAATCGCTCAGCGAGCACCCGGTCGTCAACCACAGCAAAAACCCGGCTGAGGTGGCCATCAACCTCAACGAATTCATCGAGCGCGCTGCCGAGCACCGCCAGCGCCTGGCAGACATGAGCACTCTGCGCGAGCTGCTCAAGGACAGCCGCCACTTCCGCTACCTCGACAACAAGGCCGTCGACAGCCGCATCCGCGAGCTGCAGCGCGCCGCCGCCCCGCTCGACAACCGGCCCAGCAAGGTTCGCTGCTGGGTCTTCAGCAATCCCCACTACCAACCTGCGGACAAGGCCAGCAGAAACCGCTGA
- a CDS encoding DUF4238 domain-containing protein, whose amino-acid sequence MPQWYQRGFLLQGNTAFKILDLRPEIFRDAKGAIVGQARAILTKGPDAWFFERDLYTTRVLGEPNDDIERFLFGSIDRTGKEAIQALLERDWNKVHFTYTQIFEFLDALRLRTPKGLRFLQSTLATKNQQELMVRMQEVRRMHCVMWMEGAIEIFEAAQSETKFIFSDHPVTFFNPHVFPKDRAIPEGLDVPQHWLGTQTLIPLDSNHLMVITHREWGRKQGELRARRSRTNPRLFDNPIVTYDGIQRGRKLSEKQVREVNYIIKTRAERYIASCNEQDLFPERHLEITLWSKLGRFLMPRNYATALQSGFMTVKMKDGSYYFQDEFGRRPNSKAEFDKAVQDAKSIEENMKRVLGERYSGKE is encoded by the coding sequence GTGCCCCAGTGGTATCAGAGGGGATTTCTTCTACAGGGTAATACCGCGTTCAAAATACTGGATTTGCGGCCCGAGATTTTCCGCGATGCTAAAGGAGCGATTGTCGGTCAAGCGCGTGCAATTCTAACCAAGGGGCCAGATGCTTGGTTTTTTGAGCGGGATCTATACACCACCCGCGTGCTGGGCGAACCGAATGATGACATCGAAAGATTTCTGTTTGGATCAATAGACAGAACGGGGAAGGAGGCAATTCAGGCGTTACTCGAACGTGACTGGAACAAAGTGCACTTTACATACACCCAAATTTTCGAGTTCCTTGATGCCCTCCGATTGCGCACCCCTAAAGGCCTCCGATTCCTCCAGTCAACACTTGCGACGAAAAATCAGCAAGAACTCATGGTTCGCATGCAGGAAGTTCGCAGGATGCACTGTGTGATGTGGATGGAGGGCGCTATAGAGATTTTTGAAGCTGCCCAGTCAGAGACCAAGTTCATTTTTTCAGATCACCCCGTGACATTTTTCAATCCTCACGTTTTTCCGAAAGATCGTGCCATACCGGAAGGTTTAGACGTTCCCCAGCACTGGTTGGGAACCCAAACCTTAATTCCACTCGATAGCAACCACTTGATGGTAATCACACATAGGGAGTGGGGGCGCAAGCAAGGCGAACTTCGAGCTAGAAGATCACGCACCAATCCAAGACTTTTTGATAATCCGATAGTTACTTACGATGGAATTCAGAGAGGCAGAAAGCTTTCTGAGAAACAGGTGCGAGAGGTCAACTATATAATTAAAACCCGTGCAGAGCGATACATCGCGAGCTGCAACGAGCAAGACTTGTTCCCCGAACGCCATCTTGAAATTACTCTGTGGAGCAAGCTGGGAAGATTTTTGATGCCTCGAAACTATGCGACAGCGCTTCAGAGCGGTTTCATGACGGTAAAAATGAAGGACGGCTCTTACTATTTTCAAGATGAGTTTGGTCGGCGGCCGAACAGCAAAGCCGAATTTGATAAAGCGGTACAAGACGCTAAATCAATTGAGGAAAATATGAAGAGGGTGCTAGGCGAACGGTATAGCGGGAAAGAGTGA